A genome region from Campylobacterota bacterium includes the following:
- a CDS encoding outer membrane protein OmpK produces the protein MRPSLLASLLLASALHGFSTTNLQYLYGSFEGPTFLDTVEGAKHTLTAEHYRTFGYGDVFAFVDYVYTPKGLRFSGKKNDLYGEFSPRISFNKIADLPVSSGVFKEWYAAYQHNRADGYRADLYGVGCDLNIPGFDVFSLNGYRKARSQMSDTYQLSGNYSAALSEAWLFEGYFDWTGADFLTQNQLLFNLSPFLGIREGQLRIGTEWHYYRENGSDTDNDVFQAMIKYSW, from the coding sequence ATGCGACCGTCGCTTCTCGCTAGCCTGCTGCTGGCTTCGGCCCTCCACGGATTCTCGACCACCAATCTTCAGTACCTCTATGGCAGTTTCGAAGGACCGACGTTTCTGGATACGGTTGAGGGGGCGAAACATACCTTAACCGCCGAGCATTACCGTACGTTCGGGTACGGGGATGTGTTTGCGTTCGTCGATTACGTCTATACCCCCAAAGGGTTGCGGTTCAGCGGAAAGAAAAACGACCTCTACGGAGAATTTTCACCCCGTATCAGCTTCAATAAAATCGCCGATCTTCCCGTATCGTCCGGGGTATTCAAAGAGTGGTATGCAGCCTATCAGCACAATCGCGCAGACGGCTACCGGGCCGATCTATACGGGGTGGGATGCGATCTGAACATTCCTGGATTCGACGTGTTCAGCCTCAACGGCTACCGCAAAGCGCGCTCGCAAATGAGCGATACCTATCAGCTCTCGGGGAACTATTCCGCGGCGCTGAGCGAAGCGTGGCTTTTCGAGGGGTACTTTGACTGGACGGGAGCCGATTTTCTGACGCAGAACCAACTGCTGTTCAACCTCTCCCCCTTTCTGGGGATCCGGGAGGGACAGCTCCGTATCGGGACCGAATGGCATTATTATCGCGAAAACGGCTCCGACACCGACAACGACGTCTTCCAGGCGATGATCAAGTACAGCTGGTAA
- a CDS encoding M23 family metallopeptidase, whose protein sequence is MKYLFILLLVVSFPGWGSETFNGKSALVVLPLPAGKVSFADANLSVVAHPLDRTRGIVIVPVDYYTSAGDYNITWNAPGKNIPMGLSVRDGAYPSETLSVDPAKVTPPPEAMERIEQEKAEAEAIYATFTPIRYWDKPFVRPMDSNITSVYGAKRTYNGTLKSYHGGVDFRARTPQPILAANDGIVVLAKERYYAGDTVIIDHGEGIYSCYFHLSRYGVKVGQYVRRGDVIGLTGATGRITGPHLHFGMTVHSRQTDPLHLIAQINGLFEKAPDATVASR, encoded by the coding sequence GTGAAGTACCTGTTTATTCTGTTGTTGGTAGTCTCTTTTCCGGGATGGGGAAGCGAAACGTTTAACGGCAAAAGCGCTTTGGTCGTCCTGCCGCTTCCCGCCGGCAAAGTATCGTTTGCCGATGCGAACCTCAGCGTCGTGGCACATCCCCTCGATCGCACCAGGGGGATCGTCATCGTTCCGGTCGACTATTACACCTCCGCCGGCGACTACAACATCACCTGGAACGCCCCGGGGAAAAACATCCCGATGGGATTGAGCGTTCGCGACGGTGCGTATCCTTCGGAAACCCTCAGCGTCGATCCCGCCAAAGTGACTCCCCCGCCCGAGGCGATGGAGAGGATCGAACAAGAAAAAGCCGAAGCCGAAGCGATTTACGCAACATTCACCCCGATACGTTACTGGGACAAACCGTTCGTCCGCCCGATGGATTCGAACATTACCAGCGTATACGGAGCCAAACGCACCTACAACGGAACCCTCAAAAGCTATCACGGGGGAGTCGATTTTCGCGCACGCACGCCCCAACCGATCTTGGCCGCCAATGACGGAATCGTCGTCCTCGCCAAAGAGCGCTATTACGCCGGAGACACGGTTATTATCGATCACGGCGAAGGGATTTACAGCTGTTATTTTCACCTCAGCCGCTATGGCGTCAAGGTCGGACAATACGTGAGGAGGGGAGACGTGATCGGTCTTACGGGGGCAACCGGACGGATTACGGGACCGCATCTGCATTTTGGCATGACGGTCCACTCCCGCCAAACCGATCCGCTCCATCTGATCGCACAAATCAACGGATTGTTCGAAAAGGCGCCCGATGCGACCGTCGCTTCTCGCTAG